Proteins co-encoded in one Halorussus vallis genomic window:
- a CDS encoding class I SAM-dependent methyltransferase, translated as MKKTLDEHASRFDDIAGEYDDTQNDTDEYRASVSLVVEHANPGPEDTVVDLGTGTGAIALALAEDAGTVVGRDISEGMMDRAREKAAEQGFENVEFGEGRFRDPGVESADVVVSNFAMHHLSDEEKVEAIEAIAELGPRKFVLGDVMFFGTPDPDEPFYSPEVDDPSTVGHLADALTDAGFALTAVERVHEQVGVLVAERGEE; from the coding sequence ATGAAGAAGACGCTTGACGAGCACGCTTCTCGCTTCGACGACATCGCCGGCGAGTACGACGACACCCAGAACGACACCGACGAGTACCGCGCGAGCGTCTCGCTGGTGGTCGAGCATGCAAATCCCGGCCCCGAGGACACCGTCGTCGACCTCGGCACCGGGACGGGCGCCATCGCGCTGGCGCTCGCCGAGGACGCCGGAACCGTCGTCGGTCGGGACATCAGCGAGGGAATGATGGACCGCGCACGCGAGAAGGCGGCCGAGCAGGGCTTCGAGAACGTCGAGTTCGGCGAGGGTCGCTTCCGGGACCCCGGCGTCGAGAGCGCCGACGTCGTCGTCTCGAACTTCGCCATGCACCACCTGAGCGACGAAGAGAAGGTCGAAGCCATCGAAGCCATCGCCGAACTCGGCCCGCGGAAGTTCGTGCTCGGCGACGTGATGTTCTTCGGGACGCCCGACCCCGACGAACCGTTCTACAGCCCCGAGGTCGACGACCCCTCGACGGTGGGCCACCTGGCCGACGCGCTGACCGACGCCGGGTTCGCGCTGACGGCGGTCGAGCGCGTCCACGAGCAGGTCGGCGTGCTGGTGGCCGAACGCGGCGAAGAGTAG
- the psmA gene encoding archaeal proteasome endopeptidase complex subunit alpha — protein MQGQAQQQAYDRGITIFSPDGRLYQVEYAREAVKRGTASIGVRTEGGVVLAVDKRIRSELMERTSVEKIHKADDHIGIASAGHVADARQLIDFARRQAQVNHLRYGEPIGVETLTKEVTDHIQQYTQVGGARPFGVALIIGGIEDGEPRLYETDPSGTPYEWKALAVGADRGEIQDYLEENYNENADLDGGIELALRALGTVNDDELSPEGVGIATIDAESEQFVELTDEEIEEYLGELELLGEGGGDESEPEE, from the coding sequence ATGCAGGGACAAGCCCAACAGCAGGCCTACGACCGTGGGATTACGATTTTCTCCCCGGACGGACGGCTCTACCAGGTCGAGTACGCCCGCGAAGCCGTCAAGCGCGGCACGGCGAGCATCGGCGTCCGCACCGAAGGCGGCGTCGTGCTCGCGGTGGACAAACGCATCCGTTCGGAGTTGATGGAGCGGACGAGCGTCGAGAAGATTCACAAGGCCGACGACCACATCGGCATCGCCTCGGCGGGCCACGTCGCCGACGCCCGCCAGCTCATCGACTTCGCCCGGCGGCAGGCGCAGGTCAACCACCTCCGCTACGGCGAACCCATCGGCGTCGAGACGCTGACCAAGGAGGTCACCGACCACATCCAGCAGTACACCCAGGTCGGCGGCGCGCGCCCGTTCGGCGTCGCGCTCATTATCGGCGGCATCGAGGACGGCGAACCCCGCCTCTACGAGACGGACCCGTCGGGGACGCCCTACGAGTGGAAGGCGCTGGCGGTCGGCGCCGACCGCGGCGAGATTCAGGACTATCTCGAGGAGAACTACAACGAGAACGCCGACCTCGACGGCGGCATCGAACTGGCGCTCCGCGCGCTGGGCACCGTCAACGACGACGAACTCTCGCCGGAGGGCGTCGGCATCGCAACCATCGACGCCGAGTCCGAGCAGTTCGTCGAACTCACCGACGAGGAGATTGAGGAGTATCTCGGCGAACTCGAACTGCTCGGCGAGGGCGGCGGCGACGAGTCCGAACCCGAAGAGTAA
- a CDS encoding S9 family peptidase, which produces MPDRLPLAELAGLPEFYHPVASPDGEHVAVYWDGTGRNELHVIDAETDEMTRLTDGEVPRSARWPVHWGPDGEQVFFHLDDDGDEQNDLWAVSLDGDAERVVSLDGQCVLQSVTDDSLVFGSDAGEQMNLYRCALDGSDVEKLTDYDLPVWYAPVAPDGERIAYATNESDDLENRDAYVADADGGNARRLPVGEDGAETYPVAFGPAGDRLLLADDTEDLSRCGVYDLAKDEVTWYGTGEFEEAPVAFRPDGSGFLATRTREAGVVPVFYGLDGDSRELDFPEGVASLPHSDRGVFVSDDAFVVSHTATDSRKQLYRYDLSTDEREVLLEADYGDLDPADFASAEYVTYESPDGLEIGALLYDSGERPSPAVVRVHGGPHAQFQKRFDPYAQFLVSRGYSVLMPNYRGSTGRGREFKNRIHGDWGGREQEDVAAGARWLKRKEWTDDERIAVYGGSFGGYSVYVQLTTRPDLWTTGIASVGITDLHALYEDSMPHFRSILEEQMGDPEDDADLWRERSPITHVEAMGRPIQMIHGVNDPRCPVSQARRFRDALEERGWTEGEDGDFEYEELGEEGHGSTDIDQKIRTFRLVEDYLDRRL; this is translated from the coding sequence ATGCCCGACCGCCTTCCCCTGGCCGAACTGGCCGGTCTCCCCGAGTTCTACCACCCGGTCGCCTCGCCCGACGGTGAGCACGTCGCCGTCTACTGGGACGGCACCGGACGGAACGAACTCCACGTGATAGACGCCGAGACGGACGAGATGACCCGCCTCACCGACGGCGAAGTTCCCCGGAGCGCCCGGTGGCCGGTCCACTGGGGTCCCGACGGCGAGCAGGTCTTCTTCCACCTCGACGACGACGGCGACGAACAGAACGACCTATGGGCCGTCTCGCTCGACGGCGACGCCGAGCGCGTCGTCTCGCTCGACGGTCAGTGCGTCCTCCAGAGCGTGACCGACGACTCCCTCGTGTTCGGCAGCGACGCGGGCGAGCAGATGAACCTCTACCGGTGCGCGCTCGACGGGAGCGACGTCGAGAAACTGACCGACTACGACCTGCCGGTGTGGTACGCCCCGGTTGCCCCTGACGGGGAGCGAATCGCGTACGCGACCAACGAGTCCGACGACCTCGAGAACCGGGACGCCTACGTCGCCGACGCCGACGGCGGCAACGCCCGCCGACTCCCGGTCGGCGAGGACGGCGCCGAAACCTACCCAGTCGCGTTCGGTCCCGCCGGCGACCGCCTCCTGCTCGCCGACGACACCGAGGACCTCTCGCGCTGCGGCGTCTACGACCTCGCGAAGGACGAAGTGACGTGGTACGGTACCGGTGAGTTCGAGGAGGCGCCGGTCGCGTTCCGGCCCGACGGGTCGGGGTTCCTCGCCACCCGGACGCGCGAGGCGGGCGTCGTCCCAGTCTTCTACGGCCTCGACGGCGATTCGCGCGAACTCGACTTCCCCGAGGGCGTCGCGTCGCTCCCCCACTCCGACAGGGGCGTGTTCGTCTCTGACGACGCGTTCGTCGTCAGCCACACCGCCACCGACTCGCGAAAGCAGTTGTATCGCTACGACCTCTCGACCGACGAGCGCGAGGTGCTGCTCGAAGCCGACTACGGCGACCTCGACCCCGCGGACTTCGCGTCGGCCGAGTACGTCACCTACGAGTCGCCCGACGGACTCGAAATCGGCGCGCTCCTGTACGACTCGGGCGAGCGACCGTCGCCTGCGGTCGTCCGGGTCCACGGCGGCCCCCACGCCCAGTTCCAGAAGCGCTTCGACCCCTACGCCCAGTTCCTCGTGAGCCGCGGCTACAGCGTCCTGATGCCGAACTATCGGGGGTCGACCGGTCGCGGCCGGGAGTTCAAGAACCGCATCCACGGCGACTGGGGCGGCCGCGAACAGGAGGACGTCGCGGCGGGTGCGAGGTGGCTGAAGCGCAAGGAGTGGACAGACGACGAGCGAATCGCGGTGTACGGCGGGTCCTTCGGCGGGTACAGCGTCTACGTGCAGTTGACGACCCGCCCCGACCTCTGGACGACCGGCATCGCGTCGGTGGGCATCACCGACCTCCACGCCCTCTACGAGGACTCGATGCCCCACTTCCGGTCGATACTGGAGGAACAGATGGGTGACCCCGAGGACGACGCCGACCTGTGGCGCGAGCGAAGTCCCATCACGCACGTCGAGGCGATGGGGCGACCCATCCAGATGATTCACGGCGTCAACGACCCGCGGTGTCCGGTTTCGCAGGCGCGACGATTCCGGGACGCGCTCGAAGAACGCGGATGGACCGAGGGCGAGGACGGCGACTTCGAGTACGAGGAACTCGGCGAGGAGGGCCACGGCAGCACCGACATCGACCAGAAGATTCGGACGTTCCGACTGGTCGAGGACTACCTCGACCGGCGACTGTAG
- a CDS encoding ribbon-helix-helix protein, CopG family, producing the protein MHLDHLDMEEVTIELEDEELDAVDDIAFADHRDNREAAIRTLLAEWLSQRDD; encoded by the coding sequence ATGCATCTCGACCACCTCGACATGGAGGAAGTTACTATCGAACTCGAGGACGAGGAACTCGACGCCGTCGACGACATCGCGTTCGCGGACCATCGCGACAACCGCGAGGCGGCGATTCGGACGCTGCTCGCCGAGTGGCTGAGCCAGCGCGACGACTGA
- a CDS encoding sensor histidine kinase, with product MSHREHRDAGRHQSDGLSQHQRYLNDLYQITSDTTLSFEEKVEQLLTVGCDYFDVGIGMLTHERKDCFEIEQMVGSHPVIGEGTLTPPMTDNYCRHVVESGETTCVHDAGDAGWEDDALYHEFDLQCYAGVKVTARNETYGTFAFSDLSPRDRAFTSADQTFLELMGQCVNYELERKQRVDYLTALNALSRELMGVKTTADVSERVVEAASTTLDLPVTAIALYDDRDRLQSVARTDAAEEVLDGNSLFGGEDGACWEAYVDGASRRVSGSLDGLDAAAHPSVSELAVFPLGDHGVFVTGSSASDGFRSSDFDFVETVAANTKAALDRAERERALERQNSRLESFASMLAHELRNPLSIAQIYHRQAVEGDGDAAAEVTAALDRIEEMIDVLLVTARKGESVIDWEDVSLAEAAADAWSDASTESADLLVETDRTVRSDPVHLHHMLENLFQNSVEHSETTVTVRIGDLPGGFYVEDDGPGIATDESETVFEAGHTTETNGFGLGLTFVKQLADVYGWDCTLTESESGGARFEFTDVDVSSSAE from the coding sequence ATGTCACACCGAGAACACAGAGACGCCGGTCGACACCAGTCGGACGGACTCTCCCAACACCAGCGATATCTCAACGACCTCTACCAAATCACGTCCGACACCACCCTCTCGTTCGAGGAGAAAGTCGAGCAGTTGCTGACGGTGGGATGCGACTACTTCGACGTCGGCATCGGCATGTTGACCCACGAGCGGAAGGACTGCTTCGAAATCGAACAGATGGTGGGCTCGCACCCCGTCATCGGGGAGGGAACGCTCACCCCGCCGATGACGGACAACTACTGCCGGCACGTCGTCGAAAGCGGCGAAACCACGTGCGTGCACGACGCCGGCGACGCCGGTTGGGAAGACGACGCCCTCTATCACGAGTTCGACTTGCAGTGCTACGCCGGCGTGAAGGTCACCGCCAGAAACGAGACGTACGGGACGTTCGCCTTCTCGGACCTGTCGCCGCGCGACCGCGCGTTCACCTCGGCCGACCAAACGTTCCTCGAACTGATGGGCCAGTGCGTGAACTACGAACTCGAACGGAAACAGCGGGTTGACTACCTGACGGCGCTCAACGCGCTGTCGCGCGAACTGATGGGCGTCAAGACGACCGCCGACGTGAGCGAACGCGTGGTCGAAGCCGCGAGCACCACGCTCGACCTGCCGGTCACGGCCATCGCGCTCTACGACGACCGCGACCGGTTGCAGTCGGTGGCCCGGACCGACGCCGCCGAGGAAGTGCTCGACGGAAATTCGCTGTTCGGCGGCGAAGACGGGGCCTGCTGGGAGGCGTACGTCGACGGAGCCTCACGCCGCGTATCCGGTTCGCTCGACGGATTGGACGCGGCGGCCCACCCGTCGGTTTCCGAACTCGCCGTCTTCCCGCTGGGCGACCACGGGGTGTTCGTCACCGGTTCGAGCGCGTCCGACGGCTTTCGGTCGTCCGACTTCGACTTCGTCGAAACGGTCGCCGCGAACACGAAGGCCGCGCTCGATAGGGCCGAACGCGAGCGAGCGCTCGAACGCCAGAACAGTCGGCTCGAGAGCTTCGCGAGCATGCTGGCCCACGAACTGCGCAACCCGCTCTCCATCGCGCAGATATATCACCGCCAGGCGGTCGAGGGAGACGGAGACGCCGCCGCCGAGGTGACGGCCGCGCTGGACCGTATCGAGGAGATGATCGACGTGCTACTGGTCACGGCGAGGAAGGGCGAGTCCGTCATCGACTGGGAGGACGTGTCGCTCGCCGAGGCCGCCGCCGACGCGTGGTCGGACGCCTCCACGGAGTCGGCCGACCTCCTCGTCGAAACCGATCGGACGGTCCGGAGCGACCCCGTCCACCTCCACCACATGCTCGAGAACCTGTTCCAGAACAGCGTCGAACACAGCGAGACGACCGTCACCGTCCGCATCGGCGACCTTCCAGGCGGATTCTACGTCGAGGACGACGGGCCGGGCATCGCGACCGACGAGAGCGAGACGGTGTTCGAGGCCGGACACACGACGGAGACGAACGGATTCGGCCTCGGACTGACGTTCGTCAAGCAACTCGCGGACGTCTACGGTTGGGACTGCACCTTGACCGAGAGCGAGTCGGGCGGCGCCCGGTTCGAGTTCACCGACGTCGACGTTAGCTCATCGGCGGAGTAG
- a CDS encoding YgaP family membrane protein: MKRNVGGLDEGIRITLGPILLFVAVLSLRGRIRLRPGLMALAAAVGAILTVTGLMGRCPANAALGRDTYRLVEADLEDDDGEAARLVRERALG, encoded by the coding sequence ATGAAACGGAACGTCGGCGGACTCGACGAGGGAATCAGAATCACGCTCGGGCCGATACTGCTGTTCGTCGCGGTGTTGTCACTCCGCGGGCGGATTCGGCTCCGGCCGGGCCTCATGGCGCTGGCGGCCGCCGTCGGCGCGATACTCACCGTGACCGGGCTGATGGGCCGGTGTCCTGCGAACGCCGCGCTCGGCAGGGACACGTACCGGCTCGTCGAAGCAGACCTCGAAGACGACGACGGCGAGGCGGCCCGACTGGTCCGGGAGCGCGCGCTCGGCTGA
- a CDS encoding PHP domain-containing protein: MSVTHDYHVHSNYSDGTQMPRMLAAAEEAGLDAVGFADHCNVSERDWLRRGKREHGINLDRTYDLRRGAIESLRERYDLEIYDAVELDYDPRDEVAIEAFLAEADFDYAIGSVHRVDGTNVQRSGPFEEMSERDRRAFVDDYYDRLVSLVESELFEIAAHADLVQRTSALRGFATDDHYEMAADAFARSRTVPELNAGRALRESYGEFHPEPAFAERLRERGVAFVAGSDSHAPGELPERVDALGRAFDEWETEPIRLDVTR; encoded by the coding sequence GTGTCGGTCACCCACGATTACCACGTCCACTCGAACTACTCCGACGGAACGCAGATGCCCCGGATGCTCGCCGCCGCCGAGGAGGCCGGCCTCGACGCGGTGGGCTTCGCCGACCACTGCAACGTCTCCGAGCGCGATTGGCTCCGGCGGGGCAAGCGCGAGCACGGCATCAACCTCGACCGAACCTACGACCTTCGTCGCGGGGCCATCGAGTCGCTCCGCGAGCGGTACGACCTGGAGATCTACGACGCGGTGGAACTCGACTACGACCCGCGCGACGAAGTGGCGATAGAGGCGTTCCTCGCCGAGGCCGACTTCGACTACGCCATCGGAAGCGTCCACCGGGTCGACGGCACCAACGTCCAGCGCAGTGGTCCCTTCGAGGAGATGTCCGAGCGCGACCGCCGGGCGTTCGTCGACGACTACTACGACCGACTGGTTTCGCTGGTCGAGTCCGAACTGTTCGAGATCGCGGCCCACGCCGACCTGGTCCAGCGGACCTCCGCGCTCCGGGGGTTCGCCACCGACGACCACTACGAGATGGCGGCCGACGCCTTCGCCCGGTCGCGGACGGTCCCGGAACTCAACGCCGGGCGGGCGCTCCGAGAGTCCTACGGCGAGTTCCACCCCGAACCGGCGTTCGCGGAACGCCTCCGCGAGCGCGGCGTCGCGTTCGTCGCCGGGTCGGATTCGCACGCCCCCGGGGAACTGCCCGAGCGCGTCGACGCGCTCGGGCGGGCGTTCGACGAGTGGGAGACGGAGCCGATTCGGCTGGACGTGACGCGATAA
- a CDS encoding succinylglutamate desuccinylase/aspartoacylase domain-containing protein — protein MRIEQLGDGTPEVAVVAAIHGDEPCGVRAVERLLSDAPDVERPVKLVVANEEALEKGVRYVEEDLNRAFPGDPNADTHEGRLASALASELRDCTTLSLHSTQSYGEPFALVDTVGAVARSLCPFLPVSVLVQTGEESEGRLISYPHTLEVECGYQGSERAAENAVELVYGFLEATGVLADDEPVVGAARDDVTVFGLGNPVPKPPADEYEVFAENFQQVAAGEAFAAADGDELVAEAAFWPVLMSAYGYQTVFGYRGERIGVLES, from the coding sequence ATGCGAATCGAGCAGTTGGGCGACGGCACGCCCGAAGTGGCGGTCGTCGCGGCGATACACGGCGACGAACCCTGCGGCGTCCGCGCGGTCGAACGTCTGCTCTCCGACGCCCCCGACGTCGAGCGCCCGGTGAAACTCGTCGTGGCGAACGAGGAGGCGCTGGAGAAGGGCGTTCGGTACGTCGAGGAGGACCTGAACCGAGCGTTCCCCGGCGACCCGAACGCCGACACCCACGAGGGGCGACTGGCGTCGGCGCTCGCGAGCGAACTCCGGGACTGCACCACGCTGTCGCTCCACTCCACCCAGTCGTACGGCGAACCGTTCGCGCTCGTGGACACGGTCGGCGCGGTCGCCCGGTCGCTGTGTCCGTTCCTCCCCGTCTCGGTGCTGGTCCAAACCGGCGAGGAGAGCGAGGGCCGACTCATCTCGTACCCCCACACGCTCGAAGTCGAGTGCGGCTATCAGGGCTCCGAGCGGGCGGCCGAGAACGCGGTCGAACTCGTCTACGGCTTCCTCGAAGCGACCGGCGTACTCGCCGACGACGAACCGGTCGTCGGCGCCGCCCGCGACGACGTGACGGTGTTCGGCCTCGGCAATCCGGTCCCCAAGCCCCCGGCAGACGAGTACGAGGTGTTCGCCGAGAACTTCCAGCAGGTCGCGGCGGGCGAGGCGTTCGCGGCGGCCGACGGCGACGAACTGGTCGCCGAGGCGGCGTTCTGGCCCGTACTGATGTCGGCGTACGGCTACCAGACCGTGTTCGGCTACCGCGGCGAACGAATCGGCGTCCTCGAATCCTGA
- a CDS encoding Rpp14/Pop5 family protein gives MKHLPKHLRPRWRYLAVELETWPDASVGRRDFQRSVWFAAQNLLGDVGSADADLKVLQFEFSEGAGEAVVRARHGHVEEARAVLACVHEIRGDPVGLRVAGISGTVRACEEKYLGADAEFSGERKVVFEDAHRSAVVRNGLLDVRMDGAFAGATELDFE, from the coding sequence ATGAAACATCTCCCCAAGCACCTCCGACCGCGCTGGCGCTACCTCGCCGTCGAACTCGAAACGTGGCCCGACGCCTCGGTCGGGCGCCGGGACTTCCAGCGGAGCGTCTGGTTCGCGGCCCAGAACCTGCTGGGCGACGTCGGGAGCGCCGACGCCGACCTGAAGGTCCTCCAGTTCGAGTTCTCGGAGGGCGCCGGCGAAGCCGTGGTTCGCGCCCGCCACGGCCACGTCGAGGAGGCCCGCGCGGTGCTGGCCTGCGTCCACGAAATCCGCGGCGACCCCGTGGGCCTGCGAGTCGCCGGTATAAGCGGTACGGTACGTGCCTGTGAAGAAAAGTATTTAGGAGCAGACGCCGAATTTTCGGGCGAGAGAAAAGTCGTGTTCGAGGACGCCCACCGTTCCGCCGTCGTTCGGAACGGACTCCTCGACGTGCGGATGGATGGTGCGTTCGCGGGCGCGACGGAACTCGATTTCGAGTGA
- a CDS encoding DUF7344 domain-containing protein produces the protein MTSTDNTHDLPRTDAARQGPGRDDRGTVFAVLADPRCRTVVRHLAKAGSRTVTVDDLAAGLAAADDSLDADRATTLLHHSVLPRLADVGYADRDVDRGTVRYEADDLLERSLAAVDEIDAADLAVSAGTLLDVLADERRRCALRTLLTHRELTLPDLADEVAVEERGKPLSEIDPETVLGIYLSLYHTHVPRLTDADLAAYEQEHDLVAATESGEALATRIETLCEL, from the coding sequence ATGACCTCGACCGACAACACACACGACCTCCCCCGGACCGACGCGGCCCGGCAGGGTCCCGGCAGGGACGACCGCGGAACCGTCTTCGCGGTGCTCGCCGACCCCCGCTGTCGGACCGTCGTCCGCCACCTCGCGAAGGCGGGGAGTCGGACGGTCACCGTCGACGACCTCGCGGCGGGCCTGGCGGCCGCCGACGACTCGCTCGACGCCGACCGCGCGACGACGTTGCTCCACCACTCGGTGCTCCCCCGACTCGCCGACGTCGGCTACGCCGACCGCGACGTCGACCGCGGGACGGTCCGGTACGAGGCCGACGACCTCCTCGAACGGTCGCTGGCCGCGGTCGACGAGATCGACGCCGCCGACCTCGCCGTCTCCGCGGGGACCCTGCTGGACGTGCTCGCCGACGAGCGCCGGCGGTGTGCGCTCCGGACGCTGTTGACCCACCGGGAGTTGACGCTCCCGGACCTCGCCGACGAGGTCGCGGTCGAGGAGCGCGGGAAGCCCCTGTCGGAGATCGACCCCGAAACCGTGCTGGGAATCTACCTCTCGCTGTACCACACCCACGTCCCGCGACTCACCGACGCCGACCTCGCGGCCTACGAGCAGGAACACGACCTCGTCGCCGCGACCGAGAGCGGCGAGGCGCTCGCCACCCGCATCGAAACGCTCTGCGAACTGTAA
- a CDS encoding RNase P subunit p30 family protein, giving the protein MTRYEGVHAHPDGDSTVARMAATAADQGYDGVVVRNHSGATAEYNAERVAEAYDVDVVDAIEIRADDPQQASGHVGNYRPKCTLLVLHGGTNELNRFAVEQERIDVLAHPMRGRGDFNHVLAKAAAENGVRVEFNLARVLRNDGGPRVQALSDLRKLREIVEQYDAPFVVSGDPRSHLELRAPRELTAVGEAIGFEPDRIREGLAEWGRLAERNRERASDDFIAPGVKRGKYEEDA; this is encoded by the coding sequence ATGACACGCTACGAGGGCGTCCACGCCCATCCCGACGGCGACAGCACCGTCGCGCGCATGGCCGCCACCGCCGCCGACCAGGGGTACGACGGCGTGGTGGTGCGCAACCACAGCGGCGCGACCGCCGAGTACAATGCCGAACGCGTCGCCGAGGCCTACGACGTGGACGTGGTCGACGCCATCGAGATTCGGGCCGACGACCCCCAGCAGGCGAGCGGGCACGTCGGCAACTACCGGCCCAAGTGCACCCTGCTGGTGCTCCACGGCGGGACGAACGAGCTGAACCGCTTCGCGGTCGAGCAGGAGCGAATCGACGTGCTGGCCCACCCGATGCGGGGCCGCGGGGACTTCAACCACGTGCTGGCGAAGGCGGCGGCCGAGAACGGCGTGCGGGTGGAGTTCAACCTCGCGCGGGTGCTCCGGAACGACGGCGGCCCCCGGGTCCAGGCGCTCTCGGACCTCCGAAAGCTCCGCGAAATCGTCGAGCAGTACGACGCGCCGTTCGTCGTCAGCGGCGACCCCCGAAGTCATCTCGAACTGCGCGCACCGCGGGAACTGACGGCGGTCGGGGAGGCCATCGGGTTCGAACCGGACCGGATTCGGGAGGGCCTGGCCGAGTGGGGTCGACTCGCCGAGCGCAACCGCGAACGCGCCTCCGACGATTTCATAGCGCCGGGGGTCAAACGCGGCAAGTATGAAGAAGACGCTTGA
- a CDS encoding DUF309 domain-containing protein, with amino-acid sequence MDDHTHAPDVPPPTSGTPTGWNPHTGIWEHGTLRRATVHGVRLFNSGEFHESHDCFEDEWYNYGSGTTESKFLHGMVQVAAGAYKHFDFEDDGGMRSLFETALQYLHGVPDDFYGVDLPDVRATMTDALDDPEVLAGWRIELDGARPTADDSDFAYAESLD; translated from the coding sequence ATGGACGACCACACCCACGCGCCGGACGTCCCGCCGCCGACATCGGGGACGCCGACGGGATGGAACCCCCACACCGGCATCTGGGAGCACGGAACCCTCCGGCGCGCGACGGTCCACGGCGTCCGCCTGTTCAACTCGGGGGAGTTCCACGAGTCCCACGACTGCTTCGAGGACGAGTGGTACAACTACGGCAGCGGAACCACCGAGTCGAAGTTCCTCCACGGGATGGTGCAGGTCGCGGCGGGCGCGTACAAGCACTTCGACTTCGAGGACGACGGCGGGATGCGCTCGCTGTTCGAAACCGCGCTCCAGTACCTCCACGGCGTCCCCGACGACTTCTACGGCGTTGACCTGCCGGACGTGCGGGCGACGATGACCGACGCGCTGGACGACCCGGAGGTGCTGGCGGGGTGGCGCATCGAACTCGACGGCGCGCGGCCGACGGCCGACGACTCGGACTTCGCGTACGCGGAGTCGCTGGACTGA
- a CDS encoding NAD(P)/FAD-dependent oxidoreductase: MSDTDYEEYDVVVVGGGPGGLTAALYTTRLGHDTAVIDRGGGRAAMMADTHNVVGVTEDVSGVEFLETARKQVESYGATVISELVEAAERLDDGRFRLAAGDGEYVAERVVLATGFTDERPDPPLPRTGRGLHYCLHCDAYMFIDKPVYVMGTGESAAYVAMIMLNFTDEVDLLLRGDDPEWSDETDELLRAHPVDVIEAEIAEANTGDDGWLESFAFEDGTVREYRGGFPMHGADYNSDLAEQLGCDLNDDGTVAVDEDGETSVEGVYAVGDLTPGHNQIPVAMGQGADAGIAIHMDIREYPKTLEELDAEGSVDPEAVPAVSEHIREAAATFAVGEED; this comes from the coding sequence ATGTCGGATACGGATTACGAGGAGTACGACGTGGTGGTCGTCGGCGGCGGACCGGGCGGCCTGACCGCGGCGCTGTACACCACGCGCCTCGGTCACGACACGGCGGTTATCGACCGGGGCGGCGGCCGGGCGGCGATGATGGCCGACACGCACAACGTCGTCGGCGTCACCGAGGACGTCTCGGGCGTCGAGTTTCTTGAAACCGCCCGCAAGCAGGTCGAATCGTACGGCGCCACCGTCATCTCGGAACTCGTCGAGGCGGCCGAACGACTCGACGACGGCCGGTTCCGCCTCGCGGCGGGCGACGGCGAGTACGTCGCCGAGCGGGTCGTCCTCGCCACCGGATTCACCGACGAACGCCCGGACCCGCCGCTTCCCCGAACCGGTCGAGGCCTCCACTACTGTCTGCACTGCGACGCCTACATGTTCATCGACAAGCCGGTGTACGTGATGGGGACCGGCGAGAGCGCCGCCTACGTGGCGATGATCATGCTCAACTTCACCGACGAGGTCGACCTGCTCCTGCGGGGCGACGACCCCGAGTGGAGCGACGAGACGGACGAACTGCTCCGGGCACACCCCGTCGACGTCATCGAGGCCGAAATCGCGGAGGCCAACACCGGCGACGACGGCTGGCTCGAGAGCTTCGCGTTCGAGGACGGGACCGTCCGCGAGTACCGCGGCGGTTTCCCGATGCACGGGGCGGACTACAACAGCGACCTCGCCGAACAACTCGGCTGCGACCTGAACGACGACGGGACCGTCGCGGTCGACGAGGACGGCGAAACCAGCGTCGAGGGCGTCTACGCCGTCGGCGACCTCACCCCCGGCCACAACCAGATTCCGGTCGCGATGGGCCAGGGCGCCGACGCCGGCATCGCGATCCACATGGACATCCGCGAGTACCCCAAGACGCTCGAAGAACTCGACGCCGAAGGGTCGGTCGACCCGGAGGCGGTGCCCGCGGTCTCCGAACATATCAGGGAGGCGGCCGCGACGTTCGCCGTCGGCGAAGAGGACTGA